The sequence below is a genomic window from Candidatus Hydrogenedentota bacterium.
CAGGCATTGCCAGATCATATGGACATTGCGAAGCGACAATGAACCGAAGGCCTGCCTGCCGCGCAATCAGGTACCGATGAGAAAGCGGCGTGAGACCGTTGCTCTCCGCCGATTGACTCAGGAACCTGTGCGCATCGTCGAGACAGAACGCAAATTGCGGCGACCCATCGTTAGGACCGTTCTTAAGGAAGTAGGCATGGGCGTATTCCATCAGAAAATCCACAACGAACCGCGCGGCGCACCCCTCATGCAAATTCGGGATCATCACCAGCGAAGGGTGACGCAACAATGCCGAGGAGAGGTCCATGCCTGACGAACAGTCGAAGACGGGACCAGTGGCCGCCATGAGCCGATCCAAGGCTGCTTGAAGGCCCTCGGAGTACTTCGATTTCTTCCGCAACGACAACTCATAAAGGTCGCGGAAGGTGAATGTCGTTGGGGTTCCGGTTCGTTGGCGGTACTTGCCATAGAGGTCCTGCAGGGTGTCGTGGAATTCCACGAGCAACGCCCGGGAATACTGCAAACCGTAGACGGCAGCGAACAACTCGATGATCAACCGTCCCCAGACCAGCGGATCGGTGCCAGGCGGCGGCGTGAAAGCGGAAATCTTGAGCTCTTGCAGGAGGAACGCGCGGCGCAGGATCGGCGGGTCGACAAGCAGGCGTGCTGCGTCTGTCTTCCACGTGATGTACATGAACGGCAAGCGTCCGGCCAACTGTTCGAGGATACCGACAATAAGCGAGGTCTTGCCGCCACCGGTCGGGCCAACGATGAGCGCATGCGGCAGGTCCTGGAGCGCGATGCGCCAGGGCAACGCCGACTCGTTCACGCCACCGACTTCGATATCTCCCTGATCGAGGCCCGTTTCGGGACCTGGATACGGGCGAAACGGATCAGGGTCCACGATTTGCCGCACGCGAAAGGCGTGCATGGACTGGCTGAGAATCTCCCGTACATCGGAATCGTCCGGGGACACTGCGGCGGCAGCCGCCCAGCCCTGGATGGCGCTCTCCTGCAGCGCACCCAACTCGTTCGCTTCATCCACGAGGCGCGCAAGCGAATCCGCATCCGCCCCGTCGTGGCGACTACGTTTCTTCATCATAGGTCACATCGAACAGCGGCCACAGGACAATTGCGAGCAAGGTGCGCCAGAAACCGCCGCCATGCGCCTGGCGCAATTTCCTAGTGCGGCACCGCAGGCAAA
It includes:
- a CDS encoding ATP-binding protein; its protein translation is MKKRSRHDGADADSLARLVDEANELGALQESAIQGWAAAAAVSPDDSDVREILSQSMHAFRVRQIVDPDPFRPYPGPETGLDQGDIEVGGVNESALPWRIALQDLPHALIVGPTGGGKTSLIVGILEQLAGRLPFMYITWKTDAARLLVDPPILRRAFLLQELKISAFTPPPGTDPLVWGRLIIELFAAVYGLQYSRALLVEFHDTLQDLYGKYRQRTGTPTTFTFRDLYELSLRKKSKYSEGLQAALDRLMAATGPVFDCSSGMDLSSALLRHPSLVMIPNLHEGCAARFVVDFLMEYAHAYFLKNGPNDGSPQFAFCLDDAHRFLSQSAESNGLTPLSHRYLIARQAGLRFIVASQCPYDLAMPVSSQSGVIVQVGPLSHAKDLQAVGNALGLPPAHWDRLTKPVSGEFVARENLGRYAKPFAGVVRRFPGSSFPFSDADRRRLMDPVLRSLPWKPRVLLDVVERTVTRPAAGVVPARMPGRVSVRARALAQDVLTHPWDLLAVRNARLKHKGGTATRVKNELIRLGWVKEHEIPQRGMANIALEPTPLLAAALGGRLPSFGKGGFLHAFVQELVVRKLTSQSYMHVRKERFYGSKAVDVVGQDPTGGWIAVEVSISLTNVVDNAEKDFIVKTDWARLHVVCLDVPRRNQAERAIRAAPGLGRHLSRIRFETAAMYL